One Nerophis ophidion isolate RoL-2023_Sa linkage group LG06, RoL_Noph_v1.0, whole genome shotgun sequence genomic region harbors:
- the hsd17b10 gene encoding 3-hydroxyacyl-CoA dehydrogenase type-2 has product MANIRCVKGMVGLVTGGASGLGRATVERLVQSGASAVILDLPSSDGKALAASLGDRCAFAPADVTSEADVQSAVNLAREKFGKLDLAVNCAGIAVAVKTYNFKKDIPHSLEDFQRVINVNIAGTFNVIRLAVGAMGKNETDTDGHRGCIINTASVAAFDGQVGQAAYSASKGGIVGMTLPIARDLAPMGIRVITIAPGLFSTPLLAGLPEKVRSFLARQVPFPSRLGDPAEFAHLVTSLAENPMINGEVIRLDGAIRMQP; this is encoded by the exons ATGGCGAACATTCGGTGTGTCAAG GGTATGGTTGGTCTAGTGACCGGTGGGGCCTCAGGTCTGGGACGGGCCACAGTGGAGCGTCTGGTGCAGAGCGGAGCATCGGCTGTCATTCTGGACCTGCCATCCTCTGATGGCAAAGCTCTGGCTGCCAGTCTGGGAGACCGATGTGCCTTCGCCCCAGCAGAT GTGACATCAGAGGCAGATGTGCAGTCGGCTGTGAACTTGGCGAGAGAGAAGTTTGGCAAATTGGACCTAGCTGTTAACTGTGCTGGTATCGCCGTGGCGGTCAAAACCTACAACTTTAAGAAGGACATCCCTCATAGCCTGGAAGACTTTCAGCGTGTCATCAAT GTGAATATTGCTGGAACTTTCAACGTCATCCGCCTGGCTGTGGGAGCGATGGGCAAAAACGAGACAGACACAGACGGACACAGAGGGTGCATCATCAACACCGCCAGTGTAGCAGCTTTTGATGGACAG GTTGGACAAGCAGCGTATTCGGCTTCTAAAGGTGGCATTGTTGGAATGACCCTTCCCATTGCAAGGGATCTGGCCCCTATGGGCATAAGGGTCATCACCATAGCACCTG GTTTGTTCTCCACTCCCCTCCTGGCGGGGCTTCCAGAGAAAGTGCGTTCCTTTCTTGCCCGCCAAGTGCCCTTCCCTTCACGTCTGGGTGACCCTGCTGAGTTTGCCCACCTAGTGACGTCGTTGGCCGAGAATCCTATGATCAATGGAGAGGTCATTAGGCTCGACGGAGCTATTCGCATGCAACCTTGA
- the sarnp gene encoding SAP domain-containing ribonucleoprotein encodes MAEVIELQKLKLAELRQECEARGLETKGNKGELIARLQTYLEEQEDDVDVDDVLADDTVDFAKSEEIVDNGKVLKDSESPVAELPAEKKIVKITPPATADERLQKRVERFNLPASAEDKKAQRAARFGLPNTVSSPSTGTTATSKAPVNVDQLKKRAERFGMNVSSVSQKMEEDEKLKKRKERFGIQTASGTVGSADTEAKKVKRAARFGIV; translated from the exons ATGGCCGAAGTGATAGAGCTACAGAAACTCAAG CTTGCTGAGCTGAGGCAAGAGTGTGAAGCAAGAGGGCTTGAAACCAAGGGAAACAAAGGCGAGCTCATCGCACGCCTGCAGACCTACCTTGAGGAGCAGG AAGATGATGTGGATGTGGATGACGTGCTGGCAGATGATACAGTG GACTTTGCTAAGAGCGAGGAGATTGTAGACAACGGTAAAGTCCTTAAGGATTCGGAATCTCCTGTGGCCGAGCT gCCCGCTGAAAAGAAGATTGTGAAAATAACTCCTCCAGCAACTGCCGATGAA CGACTACAGAAAAGAGTTGAACGTTTCAACTTGCCTGCATCAGCTGAAGACAAGAAGGCCCAACGTGCTGCTAG GTTTGGCTTACCCAACACTGTCTCCAGTCCATCCACAG GCACCACTGCGACCAGCAAGGCTCCT GTAAATGTTGATCAGCTAAAGAAAAGGGCAGAAAGATTTGGCATGAACGTCTCATCCGTCTCGCAGAAG ATGGAAGAGGATGAAAAGCTGAAAAAAAGAAAGGAGCGGTTTGGGATCCAGACAGCCAGTGGGACAGTTGGATCAGCAGACACGGAG GCAAAGAAAGTAAAGCGTGCTGCACGATTTGGAATAGTGTAA